The DNA window GGACATAGCTTTACAGTTGAAAAAAAGGAAATTAAAAAAGTTCGGCAAGCTCCACATTGGAAAAGTAGGTATTGATTATATCGGAAAACAGATAGATAAACATATTCCCCAAAAATCTTTTGAAGAATTGGAAAAACCCTTGTTCGTTTGTTTAACAAATATGGGTACCGGAAATTTTGAAATCTTCTCTACAGGAGCGATCCTCCCTCCATTAAAAGCGACAGCAGCTATTCCTGTTAAATATAAAGAGCAGGATATCAATGGAATGACCTATGTCGATGGTGGTATGTTGAATAATTTACCGGTAGAGCCGTTACGTGACCGTTGTACTACAGTTGTCGGTATCAGTGTTAACCCCATGGAGGAAAAGACCGGAAAACTGAAACTCCGGACCAAAGTCGTCCGTCTGATCGATCTGGTCGTAAATGAAAATGAAACACGTCGGGTAGAACTATGTGATTTTCATTTGGAAGTGCCGGGTTTGGGGGCTTATGATCTGGAAGAATATGATAAAGCTCAGGAAATATATGACTTGGGATATCAGGCGGCTAAAGTATTTATTGCTGAAAACCCTGAATTGTTGACCTTTAAAACAAAAAACCATGAAAACAGCGAGTCGGTTAAGCCTTGTGATTGTGATATGTTTCGCGGCTTGTAGATCGTTTGTAACGACAACACTGGAATCTGAACTTTTCGAAGAGGCCATGAAAAAAGTTGCGAACCCACAACTGATAGATGTCCGTACCCCGGAAGAATTCAAGGAAGGACATCTTCCCGGAGCCATTCTTATAGATATTAAAGAGCCCGATTTTGACAAGGTAATCCTTAATCTGGATGCGGAACAGCCGGTTTTTGTGTATTGCCGTTCGGGAAGACGAAGCCTGAAGGCCGCTAAGATCCTTGAAAAAAATAAATTCAGGGTGGTATATAACCTTGCCGGGGGAATCAATGCATGGAAAGGTAAAGATAAAGCTGTGACCATACCGGAATAAAGAAATTGAAAAAAACAGACTGGATTGTCTGATCATTAAATAAAGAAA is part of the Bacteroidales bacterium genome and encodes:
- a CDS encoding rhodanese-like domain-containing protein, whose translation is MKTASRLSLVIVICFAACRSFVTTTLESELFEEAMKKVANPQLIDVRTPEEFKEGHLPGAILIDIKEPDFDKVILNLDAEQPVFVYCRSGRRSLKAAKILEKNKFRVVYNLAGGINAWKGKDKAVTIPE
- a CDS encoding patatin-like phospholipase family protein, giving the protein MTIRVFLVFLGMFQALFSLTGQSVETEQTPCRLGMVLSGGAARGIAHIGVLKAFEENGIEIDYFSGASMGAIIALFSASGKTADEMLDIALQLKKRKLKKFGKLHIGKVGIDYIGKQIDKHIPQKSFEELEKPLFVCLTNMGTGNFEIFSTGAILPPLKATAAIPVKYKEQDINGMTYVDGGMLNNLPVEPLRDRCTTVVGISVNPMEEKTGKLKLRTKVVRLIDLVVNENETRRVELCDFHLEVPGLGAYDLEEYDKAQEIYDLGYQAAKVFIAENPELLTFKTKNHENSESVKPCDCDMFRGL